The uncultured Roseibium sp. genome contains a region encoding:
- a CDS encoding ABC transporter permease, whose translation MTMSDTSAVSSSNAPPEASIAKPSLVARALASPGLLPIGTFVALIAVWEISCHLFAIPSYVLPAPSRILGGFDTIGVSRWLEHVWSTLRVALIGYFVSIFVAIPIAIALARSPVLSRAVYPILVVVQSTPVVAVAPIIIVALGSGDLPRVVITCLITFFPLVVSTTTGLMATPPELIELSRSLRAPVWREISQIRLPFAIPYIFSALKISVTLAVIGAVVAEFVAADKGLGYFIQFSTSMFKVQQAWAGLVILVLLSLVLFQIVVAVQKIWFPWSLPKEKI comes from the coding sequence ATGACTATGTCGGACACCTCCGCAGTCTCCTCCTCAAACGCGCCGCCTGAGGCGTCAATCGCGAAGCCGTCGCTGGTGGCGCGGGCGCTGGCCTCACCCGGCCTGCTGCCGATCGGGACCTTCGTCGCGCTCATCGCCGTGTGGGAGATCTCCTGCCATCTGTTCGCGATTCCCTCCTACGTGCTGCCGGCGCCGAGCCGCATCCTGGGCGGGTTCGACACCATCGGCGTCTCCCGCTGGCTGGAACATGTGTGGAGCACGCTGCGGGTCGCGCTGATCGGCTATTTCGTCTCCATCTTCGTCGCGATTCCGATCGCCATCGCGCTGGCCCGTTCCCCGGTGCTGTCGCGGGCGGTCTATCCGATCCTCGTCGTGGTGCAGTCCACGCCGGTGGTCGCCGTCGCGCCGATCATCATCGTGGCGCTGGGGTCCGGCGACCTGCCGCGGGTGGTGATCACCTGCCTGATCACCTTCTTCCCGCTGGTGGTCTCCACCACCACCGGGCTGATGGCCACACCGCCGGAACTGATCGAGCTGTCGCGCAGCCTGCGGGCGCCGGTGTGGCGGGAGATCAGCCAGATCCGTCTGCCCTTTGCCATTCCTTACATCTTCTCCGCCCTGAAGATCTCGGTCACCCTCGCCGTCATCGGCGCGGTGGTCGCCGAATTCGTCGCGGCGGACAAGGGGCTCGGCTACTTCATCCAGTTCTCGACCTCCATGTTCAAGGTCCAGCAGGCCTGGGCCGGCCTCGTCATCCTGGTGTTGTTGTCGCTGGTCCTGTTCCAGATCGTGGTCGCCGTGCAGAAGATCTGGTTCCCCTGGAGCCTGCCGAAGGAAAAGATCTAG
- a CDS encoding 2-oxoglutarate and iron-dependent oxygenase domain-containing protein, whose product METTQTTTQAQTQAKTNYSLAELDKETTFGGMGREKARDVPQIDLSNFEARKQEIADQLWTAATEIGFFQLINHGIPQSQIDEAFEFTEKFFDLPMDVKAKYPLEKGTNSGWEYKAQVRPSTGTADNKESYQITTPLMAPLWPTGEELPGFKAVMLAFERANWALGMKVLSCFALKLGFSPDFFTEAHDPLSPEYQSTLRLIHYMAMENAKPEDFTGWRAGAHTDFDCLTLLHQRPGQGGLQLCPGKEATGGDLEWTDVPPLPGVVTCNIGDMLMRWSDDKLQSTLHRVRMPREDEYLGPRYSLPFFCQANKDAIIRGPGKKYDPITAKDYLWQRVTANAL is encoded by the coding sequence ATGGAAACGACACAGACGACGACACAGGCCCAGACACAGGCAAAGACAAACTATTCCCTTGCCGAACTGGACAAGGAAACGACCTTCGGCGGCATGGGCCGGGAAAAGGCACGCGACGTGCCGCAAATCGACCTGAGCAACTTCGAGGCGCGCAAGCAGGAGATCGCCGACCAGCTCTGGACGGCTGCGACCGAGATCGGCTTCTTCCAGCTGATCAACCACGGCATTCCCCAGTCGCAGATCGACGAAGCCTTCGAATTCACCGAGAAGTTCTTCGACCTGCCGATGGATGTAAAGGCCAAGTATCCGCTGGAAAAAGGCACCAACTCGGGCTGGGAATACAAGGCCCAGGTGCGCCCCTCCACCGGCACCGCCGACAACAAGGAATCCTACCAGATCACCACGCCGCTCATGGCGCCGCTGTGGCCGACCGGCGAGGAACTGCCGGGCTTCAAGGCCGTGATGCTGGCCTTCGAGCGCGCCAACTGGGCGCTTGGCATGAAGGTTCTGTCCTGCTTTGCCTTGAAGCTCGGCTTCTCGCCCGACTTCTTCACCGAGGCCCATGACCCGCTGTCGCCGGAATACCAGAGCACGCTCCGCCTGATCCATTACATGGCCATGGAAAACGCCAAGCCGGAGGACTTCACCGGCTGGCGCGCGGGCGCCCATACCGACTTCGACTGCCTGACGCTGCTGCATCAGCGCCCCGGCCAGGGCGGATTGCAGCTCTGCCCGGGCAAGGAAGCCACCGGCGGCGACCTGGAATGGACCGACGTGCCGCCGCTGCCGGGCGTCGTCACCTGCAACATCGGCGACATGCTGATGCGCTGGAGCGACGACAAGCTGCAGTCGACCCTGCACCGGGTGCGCATGCCGCGCGAGGACGAATATCTGGGCCCGCGCTACTCGCTGCCGTTCTTCTGCCAGGCCAACAAGGATGCGATCATCCGGGGCCCGGGCAAGAAATACGACCCGATCACGGCAAAAGACTATCTGTGGCAGCGCGTCACCGCCAACGCCCTCTAA
- a CDS encoding 2-oxoglutarate and iron-dependent oxygenase domain-containing protein: protein MNTSLDAKRVAGDALPIVDVSDLCSPDFEKRKAVGARLRAACEDKGFFYCAGHGIPKGLIDAVFAETKTFFDQPEDTKLKIEKSKVSKANRGYEVLGGQVLEAGTPPDRKEGYYIGLELPADDPRVVAGQFNRGPNVWPEGLPGFEPTMAAYFEAMRRLSQRLMKGIALSLDLDEDYFEIFNRDPVATLRLLHYPPQRENAEPNEKGAGAHTDWGALTLLLQDDVGGLQVYDKNTGEWLHADPVPGTFVINLGDALAHWTNDLYKSTLHRVVNASGRERYSVPFFYDGDADFEVTCIPTCLKPGEEPKYAPITVEGHLMNMYRKSYG, encoded by the coding sequence ATGAACACTTCCCTCGATGCCAAGCGCGTCGCCGGAGACGCCCTGCCGATCGTCGACGTCTCCGATCTCTGCTCGCCCGATTTCGAAAAACGTAAAGCCGTCGGCGCCCGGCTGCGCGCCGCCTGCGAGGACAAGGGCTTTTTCTATTGCGCCGGCCACGGCATCCCGAAAGGGTTGATCGACGCGGTCTTTGCGGAAACAAAAACCTTCTTCGACCAGCCGGAAGACACCAAGCTCAAGATCGAAAAATCCAAGGTCTCCAAGGCCAACCGGGGCTACGAGGTGCTCGGCGGCCAGGTTCTTGAAGCCGGCACCCCGCCGGACCGCAAGGAAGGCTATTACATCGGCCTGGAACTGCCCGCCGACGATCCGCGCGTGGTCGCCGGACAGTTCAACCGCGGCCCCAATGTCTGGCCGGAAGGCCTGCCCGGCTTCGAACCGACCATGGCCGCCTATTTCGAGGCCATGCGCCGCCTGTCGCAGCGGCTGATGAAGGGCATCGCCCTGTCGCTCGATCTGGACGAAGACTATTTCGAGATCTTCAACCGGGATCCGGTCGCCACGCTCCGCCTGCTGCACTACCCGCCCCAGCGGGAAAATGCCGAGCCGAACGAAAAGGGCGCCGGTGCCCATACGGACTGGGGGGCGCTGACGCTGCTGCTCCAGGACGACGTCGGCGGGTTGCAGGTCTATGACAAGAACACCGGCGAATGGCTGCACGCCGACCCGGTGCCGGGCACCTTCGTGATCAATCTGGGCGATGCGCTGGCCCACTGGACCAACGATCTCTACAAGTCGACCCTGCACCGGGTGGTCAACGCTTCGGGCCGCGAGCGCTATTCCGTGCCTTTCTTCTATGACGGCGACGCCGACTTCGAGGTAACCTGCATTCCCACCTGCCTGAAGCCCGGCGAGGAGCCGAAATACGCTCCGATCACCGTCGAGGGCCACCTGATGAACATGTACAGGAAATCCTATGGCTGA
- a CDS encoding alpha/beta fold hydrolase, whose protein sequence is MADPVVLIHGAWQGSWGWAHLIPLLEAAGLEPHAVDLPGSGTETVPASEITLETCLDYLDGVLTGIGRPVSLVGHSGGGIVASAAGERFRDRVNRIAYVAGMMLPSGMNFGELQKSLEGQPGFSKGISDRIVYSDDGLSSTVPPEEAAAIFFNDVPKDVAMAAAKKLTPQAEGARAILSELTPARFGTLPRLYVEATDDRSVVLLAQRRMQELVPGAIVKTLETGHAPQLSNPAALAEALVAFLKGEE, encoded by the coding sequence ATGGCTGATCCGGTCGTCCTGATCCACGGGGCATGGCAGGGAAGCTGGGGCTGGGCGCACCTGATCCCGCTGCTCGAGGCGGCGGGATTGGAGCCCCACGCGGTCGACCTGCCCGGCAGCGGCACGGAAACCGTGCCGGCGTCCGAAATCACCCTTGAGACCTGCCTCGACTATCTGGACGGCGTGCTCACCGGGATCGGCCGGCCGGTGTCCCTGGTCGGCCATTCCGGCGGCGGCATCGTCGCCAGTGCGGCCGGCGAGCGCTTCCGCGACCGGGTCAACCGGATCGCCTATGTGGCCGGCATGATGCTGCCGTCCGGCATGAACTTCGGCGAGCTGCAAAAGTCGCTGGAAGGCCAGCCCGGCTTTTCCAAAGGCATCAGCGACCGCATTGTCTACAGCGACGACGGCCTGTCGAGCACCGTCCCGCCGGAAGAGGCCGCGGCGATCTTCTTCAACGACGTGCCCAAAGACGTCGCCATGGCGGCGGCGAAAAAACTCACGCCACAGGCGGAAGGCGCCCGGGCCATCCTGTCCGAGCTGACCCCCGCCCGCTTCGGCACCCTGCCCCGCCTCTACGTGGAAGCCACCGACGACCGCTCCGTCGTGCTGCTAGCCCAACGGCGGATGCAGGAATTGGTCCCCGGTGCGATTGTCAAGACGCTGGAGACGGGGCATGCGCCGCAGCTGAGTAACCCGGCCGCACTGGCGGAAGCGCTGGTGGCGTTTTTGAAGGGGGAGGAGTAG
- a CDS encoding MAE_28990/MAE_18760 family HEPN-like nuclease — MPKLDDFFDEIDLARIRRVKELSEVKRSFARMTGGDVYGVASKAVVVLAYANWEGFYNECVRTYIRFLIEKGGKVRDNDWLLLVSAFHSDFESMRDRNHSLESRQKFVENLKSKIDCGYDAIDTTIVEARSNLDFARLSQNYALLSFDLSTMQRVRNRLDKELVGWRHAVAHGDSPDLTTMDVDEHIEFASSLLVLIADRFQYAMLSRV, encoded by the coding sequence ATGCCTAAGCTGGACGATTTCTTCGACGAGATCGATCTTGCACGAATTCGAAGGGTGAAGGAGTTGTCCGAGGTAAAGCGGTCATTCGCCCGAATGACAGGTGGCGACGTCTATGGAGTGGCGTCTAAGGCTGTGGTGGTGCTGGCCTATGCCAATTGGGAAGGATTTTATAACGAGTGCGTGCGAACCTACATTCGTTTCCTGATCGAGAAAGGTGGCAAGGTTCGTGACAACGACTGGCTGCTGCTGGTTAGCGCATTCCACAGTGACTTCGAGAGTATGAGAGATCGGAACCACTCATTAGAATCACGCCAAAAGTTTGTCGAGAACCTAAAGTCCAAGATTGATTGCGGGTACGATGCGATCGACACGACCATTGTCGAAGCCAGATCAAATTTGGACTTTGCTCGTCTTTCACAAAACTATGCTCTGCTTAGTTTCGATCTATCCACAATGCAGCGCGTGAGGAACCGATTGGATAAAGAACTCGTTGGTTGGCGTCACGCAGTTGCTCATGGGGACTCCCCCGATCTAACTACCATGGATGTCGATGAACACATCGAATTCGCCTCATCTCTGCTCGTTCTGATCGCAGACCGATTCCAATATGCGATGTTATCTCGGGTGTAA